Part of the Antechinus flavipes isolate AdamAnt ecotype Samford, QLD, Australia chromosome 2, AdamAnt_v2, whole genome shotgun sequence genome is shown below.
ACTGGCTCCATGCTTGACCTTTACCCCCTTCGGGAAGCCTCTCTTCTTCAGGACAAAGTCATAGTTGGCAGTGGAGTTCATAGCGTAGAACACATTGGCGTTGTCCGGAATCTTCAGCTCTGAGGAGGGATGAGAAAGGTTCGGGTCAGCTGAGGGCCTCTCCAGATCAGCCAATCGGGACCAACCAGTCCAAACATAACATGTACGGGGGCAGGGTTATTTCACAAGTCAGGACCCTCCATTTCTAAGAGGTGGGCAAGTAAACAGAAGGAGAGATGCTCTCTGGGTGGCTGCTCAAAATGCCTGCTGCAAGAGGTGGGGCTCTGGTGGGTACCAAGAGAACGGGCACTCAGGGAGCCTCGGGGATTCCCTACTGGTCACCACACTAAGTCTGGCTGTGATTCTGTAATCCTCCATGAGCTGGCCTGCACCCATCGCCCAGTCATTTATTCAAACATTTCCTGAGCATCTATTATACGTCGAAAATCAAGGTCAAGAGAGTTTCTGCCTTTCTGTCCTCCCTGGGCTTGCCACTGCTTGGCGGAGAGAGCTAGTTAGCTTCAGAGCTGGAAAGgcttgttgttcagtcctgtctcTGAGAGAGCTggtgtgtgattctggacaagtcaatgTTCTAGACCAGGGCCAacaaattcagatagaaatgagGATCACTAAATGTATGTGAGCATCCCCAAAGACCCTGATTTAGAAGACAGCATTAtccttttcaattatatttttatttactttgttgaatatttcctaattaaattttaatctgttttagGCTGCACTAAGGGATGTTGTGGGCTGCAGGTGGCTCATTTGACATCTCTCCCCTATATATTCTCTGAGACTCTAAGTCACAAGAAGGTACAAATCGATATGAGGAGAGGGTAAggaaaaaaccatttattaattgtctatgtgccagggcaactagatggcaccaTAGTGAACAGATCGCCggccttggagacaggaagattcatctccctaAGTTCAAAGCAGACCTCAGACACATGCTAGCTGTATGAGCCTAAGCAAGTattttaaccccatttgcctccgtttcctcatttgtaaaattagcaaggaaatagcaaagcaggatctttgcaagaaaatcccaaatcggATCTGAACAACATTTGTGCCAGGTActtctaagcactttataaatatttaattccaATAATTAATACAATAGTATGAGAGAGatactattataatccccattttgcacttgaggaaactgagaaagacaaaGGTTGAATGATACAGCacatgtctgaggctacatttggactcaggcctttctgactgtCTGGTGCCTATTCCTGTCAGGTACAGAATCCAATGAAATACTGAGGTGACAAAAGGGTAGACTCTGTCCCAAAAGAGATCACGGTCCAGTAGGGGAGAGAGGATACATTTACCGATATTAGTTCAGAGAAGAATGGGATAAATGCCATcaaagaggcagaaacaaagtACTTCAGAATGTCAAATACTTGGTTTTATAGTCAGTTTTCTTTTATCCAATTCAAAACAAAGGTGCAAAGATGCAATCAACAAGTTACTTATATTGAATTCagaaaggtattttttaaaaagttaagtgtATTTCTATGAAAcatatttaaacttaaatatatttttattgattatgcTTGATTAAGGCTAATAGGACAAGAAGACTGGGCACATTGACTAGATAAAAAAGGGAGATAAATGGCATCTCTGTTTTGAGCTGCTAAAGGAGTTGGTTCTGGGATGAAAAGATTGCTACTGAGAAGTTCTCAGACTTTTTGATCTCAAGACCATTGATTTAGCAGACTATGACCGAGAGAATCTGTGACCCTAAAGGAGACAGATGTACGTAGCAAGTGGCCCCTTCCCCCAGGAGATGATGCCCTGTCTTCTGGGAGCCCTACCTCTTTCCTCAGAGATAATTTGTACCAGCTCGTAGTCCTCAGGCTGGTCGCCATCCAAGTTGTGTTTGACCATGGCTTTCCGGATCACAGCTGGGGTCTTATCTTGGCTTGTCACCTGGGGAAGGGGACAGGAAATATTAGACCTAAGGACTTTGGGCCCCAGATCAACCTgctctcccctcccacccccagagTCATGGAGGAACATGTGAGTGGAAAGACTGTCCCCCTTGGCTGGATCCTCAGTGGTCAGCTGGTCCAGCCTTTTTTCTACAGTGTATCTATGATTAAAGCAGAGAGGGTAAGCCCATGACTCATAGGCCACAGGAAGCCCCTGACACTCACCCAGGTGCTATCTGATCGGGATTAAAATGTATGGGAAGTagtttaaaagggaaataaaatacaacaaaacaaccATTATATTACAACTTTAATGTTGGTCTGCAGGGATCCTTAGGCACGGTTTAGTGTGGTCCCTTGTTTCTACCTTAGCATGACACACACAGTGTGATATCACCTCCAAAGGAGGTGAGGTGGGTGAGTGGCAATTGAGTCCATTCTCCTTTGGGATAGTTTTTCATCATTAGGAATTTATTCTATTATGTTAAATCTCAATTTGCTCTTTGCAGTTTTCAACCATGATGATCCCATTGTACTTTGCCCTGATCTCATCACATCTAGAGTAGTGTGTTCGGTTCTGGGTGCCAAAGGAAAGACACTGATAAATTGTAGTGTCCAGACTATGGTAAGTGGATGGTGAGACAACCCCAAGATCCTGCTCTATGAGCCATTTCTGGTTAAAGGAACAGCATATTCAGCTTGGAGAAGACTGGGGTGGGGAAGGGATTGGGGAGAAGTAGGGGAAAAATGactgttttcttcaaagatcttaaAAACtttcatgtggaagagggatttgATTTATCCTGCTTGGTACCAGAAAGCAGGATAAGGAACAGTGGGTAGAAGTGGATACACAGACAGACTGTTGTTTAAAAACCTAATAATGATGGTTGTCACAAGTGCAATGGATGGCCTCAGATGGCAGACAGTGGGCTTCCTCTCACTGGAGTGCTCTAAGTACAGATGTTGGCATTCTACTTACTGGGGAAAGGATTTTATTGGAGGAATGGACTGGATCAGATCAACATTTTAAAGAATGCGATCTGGGGACTTTTGGattgggtggggagggggagagagacatcCTTTCAGgagataaaaatcattttcaaaataataatatgttttatttctaaTAGGTCATCCATTGAAGAATATTACCCacaaaacaaaagctctttgggggagtactcaataatttttttaatagtgtaGTGGGCTATCTGTGCCTAAAGagttataaattcatgcatatcttttgacctaacaacactactggacatgaataccaaaaaagaggaaaatgatctatatgtacccaaaaatattcatagcagctctcttttcagggcaaaaaaaaatggaaattaagggactatccatcagttgggggaatggctcaataaactgtggtatgtttttatgatggaatattattattctgtgggaaatgatgagcaggatactttcaggtaaaaaaaaccctgaaaagtcctccatgaattcaagcaaaatgaaatgtactgcaaacaaagtaatagcaatgttctgggatgaccagctgtgaatgactttgttattccccggagtacaatcatccatgactactctgaaggacttatgatgaaaaaaccTACCcagacccagagaaggaactgattgtgtctgaatacagatagaaagtttttctctttttctatctctttttaaaacttaaattttctagagggtttttattttcattggggtaagagatctatgttttcttttacaacttgactttgatggaaatgttttgcataacttcacatatggtgGACATAAcagagagaacctagaactcaaaaaatttaaaaacaaatattgaaaaatgttttaaatgtaacaggggcagcaaaaaattaaataactaaatcaaataccaaaaaaaaagtataggggGCAAATAGATGTggtaatagatagagcaccagccctgaaatcaggaagacctaagttcaaatccaaccccagacacttaacacttcctagctgtgtgaccctaggcaagtcacttatccccagtTGCTACCCTGCCCCCCACagacagacatacatacacacacacacacacacacacacacacacacacacacacacacacacggtgtAAAGGGATCTTgggaccaaaaagtttgagaattgtTGGACTAGAGGCTACTTGGGAATTCTgtaattttgtgaaatatttcaaGACAGGGATTAGGATTTCCctccaaaagctttttcttctccaagaaaAATGTCCTCATTTCTTTCAAACAAACTTAAAATGGCAGGAGCTCAAGACCCGTTATTATCCTGGTTGTCCTACTCTGGACTAATTGGATTCAGATGATCTAATTCCAAcccttccttttatagataaggaaactggagcCCAAGAGAGCAAGTACTTGCCAGAAATCTTGAAGTTGGCAGGGAGCTCGAACTAGAAACCAATTGAGTCCCAATGTCCTTTATATTCTACTGACTGCTTCATCGCTATATAGAACACTTCTTCCATTTGACTTGCTGCCAATTCCCCTCCTGCTTCTCCTCTCCAATTTTCCTTTAATGAAAGATCCCAACTCCCTAGCTCCCATGACCCATTCCTCAGGTCAATTCCGTTTTTGACTCATTCTCCCATTCCATCCCatcaaatatctccaaatccaatttAAAACAAATCTCCCTCATACTGGAGAAGAATAAGAGATTCCCCTGTCCTGGCCCTTCTATCCCCAGCCTTTCTATGGAATAAAAGGTCAGAGAAGTCACTTGGCTTATTCCTTGCCTATGGGGGGATGTACTCAAATCTCTCCAGAGAGAAGAGACTTTCCTGGTATCTCCAGGCCCTGTTGCCCTTATGAGTCAGGCCCGGAGTGCCAGAGCAGCCCACTCCCCTGGGAACTGGTGTCTCCTATACCCTAAAGCTCCTGTACTGTTTCTAAATCTCTTTTCACAGCAGCAAGTTGGAATCAAAATAGGGAACCACTCACCAGAACACTCTTGTACATGTTCCCATTGTCCACAGCCAGACTCACTCGAATGATACAGCAATCGTCAATCTGCTGATTgtagagggggagggagagggaggagtagCTGGAGATACCCGAGACGGAGCGCTTGTGGGTGCGGGAGGCAGTCACCGGCGTGGAGGAGACGGAGGAGGACGAGGCACTGCTGGAGCCGGACCCGATACCCGATGTGTCCAGGGAGGACAAGGATGTCGACTCCCAGAACTGGTGGGGATGGGGAGtgttgggagtggggagggacACAGATTTAGGAGGGGGCCCCGAGTGACTGCCTGGCCTGAACAGGGACTGGGGCAGAGATTCTCAACCCTTCTCAGGCAGAAAGCACAAAGTTCATAGGAGGGAAGGTGTGGAATAGATGTGGACCACATCCTAAACCCCTTCGATCCCCCTTATAGATCATGGCTTATGTATCGGTCTCTGTTCTTCAAACCACTAATATGGCGAATTTCACTATTCACTCAACAGTGATTGATCCAGTGACcgttttttgtttctcttctatcTACCCAAcggctttttcttttcctttcttggagTTTTCCGTATCTCCCTTATCCCTAATGGGGTAGAGAGCCAAAGTGTCACAGGGATCACAGACCTAGCGCCCAAAGGGAATTcagaggtcatccagtccaatctccccattttataaatgagacaaCTGAGGGCTGGAGAGCTTCTGCCCAGTGTCACATCAATGGTGGGATCTGAGCCCGGGGTCTCTGATTTCTCCTGCACGAAGTTGCCTCCCTGTCTTGATggaaaggttgagaatctcacaCAAGAACTGGAGGTGGAGGCCATTCGATGGCTGGAGAAGCTCAAACCCAAAGACGGAGAAGGAGGGCAGGGATACATACCTTTTTCTCCTGGCAGTCTGGAGACTCTGGGACGAAGGTGATGTTAATTTCTTCGACGTCTGAACTGGAGGACCCTGCCGAGGTGACGCTGAGGGAGTCTGCCCCGTCCCCGCTGCACAGGTAGGGCCCGCACTTGAGCTGGTCGAAGGACTTGGAATGGGAACTGCCGCTGGTGCTGGGCTCTGCACTGGGGGCCTGGCGGCTGGAGGGTGAGCCACTGGTTAATCAAAAGTCAGCTCTGCTCGGGGGACCCCCCCATGTTACCCTGCCCGGGGGACCCCCCCATGTTACCCTGCCCGGGGGACCCCCCCACATTACCCTCTTCCTCAGCTCTGGCCCCAGAAAGATTGATACTGAAAATGCCCAAGGGGAACCTCGTAACCGCCCAGTGTGTGTCTCCCCCTTTTCCTTGACTTCTCTGGGTGCCTCAGGGAGGGATCTCCAGGTACTTACTCGCTCCATCTTTTGATAATCCCTGGGTTCTTCTTGGCCTTCAGTGTATTACTGGCCGATTCCGACAGGGGCTCTAGCTCACAGGACAAGCTGTAACTGGGCATCCAGAGAGCAAAGCCAGTGAATAAGGGGAGTGCAGGGTGGAAACTGGGGTAGGGCAAATTCatacttttttccctcttacCCGAGACACAGTTTTTTACTCaggtaaaatcaaattagaatGAAGCTTGACATAGCCTGGAATGTCAAATTAACCCCAAAGAGCAATGTCTGAGCTGGGGAGGAATGGAGTCAGAGGTGGGGGGAGGAGCGCTATAGGTGTGTGGGTCTGTTCAAAGCCTCAGCTTGTCCAGGGCTACCCTTCCCCGCTCTGGGTCCGCCCCTCTGTCCAGTCCCTGAAGAGGCAAGGGGGGTGTGGCTGGATGGACTGCGGGCTCAGCAATCAGAAGAAAGCGGATGAAAATTTAACCCTTACCTCTCGGATTCACTGAGCCTCTCCATGCTGTGGAACCAAGCGATAAATCGTACTTCTGGTGTGAAACTGTAATTGTTGCAGGCCGATTGCAGCAGTTTGATCTGGGCAATCACTTCAAACTCCTGGAAGGATAAGATAAGATTGGACGCCAGAAAGGATGGGAACTTGCAAGATTTGTTTTCTGCTTCCCAGCTCCCATGCCTTTTCTCCTCAgcccttttctctttccagtcACGCCTGGCCAAAAGCCCTCCCTCATCACCCTAAGGTGGCTTCAAAGATCCTTCTGAAGGTGCCTAAAAGCTGCCAATAATGCCCTTGCCCCCACACAGTCACTCCATGctcacctttctcctcttctcaaaGTTGATCAGGCCCCCCTGAAAAGAAGAAATCCGATCCAGTGGTCAAGCCAAGCCCCCAGTGGCAGGAAACCCACCCAGCTCCTGGTGTCTCCGGCACCGAACCCACCCAGCTCCTGGTGGTCTCCGGCACCGAACCCACCCAGCTCCTGGTGGTCTCCGGCACCGAACCCACCCAGCTCCTGGTGGTCTACCAGCACCGAACCCACCCAGCTCCTGGTGGTCTACCAGCACCGAACCCACCCAGCTCCTGGTGGTCTCCGGCACCGAACCCACCCAGCTCCTGGTCGTCTACCAGCACCGAACCCACCCAGCTCCTGGTGGTCTACGGCACCGAACCCACCCAGCTCCTGGTGGTCTCTGGCACCGAACCCACCCAGCTCCTGGTGGTCTCCGGCACCGAACCCACCCAGCTCCTGGTGGTCTCTGGCATTGAACCCACCCAGCTCCTGGTGGTCTCTGGCACCGAACCCACCCAGCTCCTGGTGGTCTCTGGCACCGAACCCACCCAGCTCCTGGTGGTCTCTGGCACCGAACCCACCCAGCTCCTGGTGGTCTCTGGCATTGAACCCACCCAGCTCCTTGTGGTCTACCAGCACCGAACCCACCCAGCTCCTGGTAGTCTACCAGCACCGAACTCACCCAGCTCCTGGTGGTCTCCGGCACCGAACCCACCCAGCTCCTGGTGGTCTCCCAGCAGCCCTAGCTGGCTTCTGGTCTGTAGTGGAGCATGGGCTCCACCAGAGGGCAGTAGATACCCACCCAGTGCAGGGCTGGATTTCCAGCTAAATTGGCTGGGGAAGGGGATTTCCACTGGAGAGTGCCCAGGGAGGCAGCCCAGAGAAGGCAGACTTCTTCCCCTGGGGGGCGCCCCCAatgcccaaaggacaatcaaGCACAGAGACAGATAATCAAAGCTGAAAGGGCCTACAGAGATCTCCTTGTCCAGCCCCCTTACTTTACACCTTAGACAACAAAAACCCAGAGACCCGATCGGTATTATACTGCTAGTCAGGGGCAGTGGGACTGTCAGCAGCTCTCTATCTGCCAGGTTAGAAAGTGAGCTCTCAGGAACCTGCTTTGTATGTAGCATAGCGCCTAGCACACagtcggtgcttaataaatgctctctaAGTGGAGATTCGCCGAGGAGCCTGTCAGGTGACGGATTCTCCCCAGGGAGGAATGCCAAGGCCTGGGACACGGGAATGTTGCACGGCCCCCTTCTCCCTCAACCCTGCAGGCCTGGGCGGAAAGGCCACTTACGTCCAGATAGTCCTTCATTGCCGTGTCCAGCATCACCAGGTCTGTGAGGAAGGTGCCGAGGTAAGGAATAGTGCCTTGCATGACGCCCTGTAGcgtgaggaggagagaggaatcgGTGTGGAGTAATGCTCTCCAGATACACCCCTAGCTCTTTGGGCTTGACCCCTATGTCCTGAGGAGGAAAGCCTTTTACATGCCAGGGAAACATTCTGGGAGACCTGAGAAGGTGCTTCAGACATCTtccacattttcttctctctccccagcCCCATGCTACTCCCAAGTCTTTCCTCCCCACTAATCCCAAGCAAAAGTATGAAGCTGATGGAAGTCTCGCTACCCTTCCCCTTTTAGGGTTAGAGTCTGACCACCAACTTCCCAAACCCCTCGTTTTATATATGGGGACGTTGGGGGCTAGAGAAGTTAGGTGACTGGCAAAGGCAAGATTCGAACCTAGCTGTCTTGAGAGACTCCTCTTCCTGGTCTTAGTTTCTGATTTCTCGCTGTCACTCACAGGTGATTGACTGGTTAGCCCATGTCCCTTTCTGACAAGATTTGGCTATCTTAGGTCAGGTGTCAACTGATAAAAACTTAAGCTATCCCTTTTTCTCAGTTGGAATGGGGGAAAAGGTGAAGACTCCCATCAGAATATTTctctaatagaatataatatCGCATCAGGCCCtgatttccttttctccattccaTTTGTCCCCATCCCCTTCTTTCTGCCTCTCCCTAACTGTGATCCTCTCTGGCGTCCCAAATCAGAGACTAGAGTCTCAGGGGTCATAATTTAgtccaatatcctcattttattggCGAGCAAACAGACCCAGGAAGGTATGGCACAGGCCATGTGGGCAGTGATAGATCTGGGAGCTGAGCATctgtcctttgattccaaatcccagTACCCTATCAGCCTAAGTACCACCTTCGGCCACCCAACCTGCCACTGGGGAGCAGAGGGTGCTAACTCAGCTGCGTTCTAACCACTTACCATTTCCCGTTGCTGCTGCTGCCTCTTTTGGGCTCTCTTGGGGTTGATTTCTAGTGTAGCAAACTTTGAGGTCCCCTCCTGGCAAAAGTCATAATAAACACATaaaggaggagagagatcagaTAATGAATAGGAGCATATAACGTTAAAGCTCAATAAATCTTAAAGACTATCTAGTTCAATCCTCTCACTTTATAAACAGAAAAAGTCCAGAAGGTATAAGTGATTTGCCATATCTACTCTGCCAACCttgtttcctttcatttccttataGGAATCAGACtgagagctgaaagagatctcagagatcatccaacttaacccccattttacagataagcaaactaaGGTCCTGGGAAGCTAAAGTCACAAGTCAGTAAATGGaaagagacagatttgaactcaaagcttCTGATTGCAGGGTCAgcactctttccccttctcttaaaGCAGCTACATGGTGAAACAGACACCGAAGACTACTGGGCCTGGAttcgggaagacctgaattcgaagcctgcctcagatacctactagctgggatgccttttttcagtcatgtccagcttttTGTGACTCATTTAGTGTCTTCCTGAAAAATACTGGAGtaagtttgctatttccttctccagctcattttacatatgagaaaactgaggcagaattgggtgacttgtccaagatcacacagttagaaagtgtcaggacagatttgaactcaggaagaggagccctcttgactccaggcccagcgctTTACCTACTACACCCCTTGGGCAAGTTAGttgacttctgtctgcctcagtttccccatgtctGAAATGCAGATGGTAATAGCACCtttctcccaggattgttgtgaggatgagataattatttaggaaatattttgtaaacctaTAAGTGctatttattactattttcttctttcacaaactACTGCTCCTTGTAAAACCACTGCCTTAGCCAGGTCATGATGGAATCAGTCTACCCCAGTCCTAGAAGACTCTCTCAGTCACCTCTCCACCCAGTCACTGATCCATCAAACTATGGATTTCTGAATAACTAGCTTGTTGTTCTAACTAGTCTGTCTTTTCTCAGGGGAAGAAAAGATGGAGCAGGGGCTGGGACTTCTGAGCTTGCCCCACTCAATGACTTGGCCTTCCTGCCTGGTGGGCGCCCGCAGGCCTTCCCCAGAAAGCGCTCCCTTTCCTCCCATGTGTCCCATCCTTTACCTTAATGAGGAGCTCCCGGCTTAGTGAATGGTTGTTCTCATCAGAGAAGATCTCTGACAGCTCAAGAAAGATTCGGAAACTTTCTCTGGAATGtggggaaggaaggc
Proteins encoded:
- the RALGDS gene encoding ral guanine nucleotide dissociation stimulator isoform X6, which gives rise to MEGRPLFNVQKALVQPMQVFMLDIPLSVQDDESSTQEIGEELADDIIYSISLRKVQLHHTANKGQRWLGFENESALNLYETCKVRTIKAGTLEKLVEYLVSAFRGNDSTYVTIFLCTYRAFATTKQVLDLLLNRYGRLYPQANGDRGQQATDDRLELKNTISSILGAWLDQYSEDFRQPPDFNCLKQLVSYVQHNIPGSDLERRAHLLLAQFQRQEPSETEPEAPESVCSFHLTEENGLGEGKPDFLIFSPEMVAEQFTLMDAELFKKVVPYHCLGCIWSQRDKKGNEHLAPTIRATVTQFNSVTNCVIATCLGDRGLKPQQRAKVVERWIEVARECRILKNFSSLRAILSALQCNAVHRLRKTWDEVARESFRIFLELSEIFSDENNHSLSRELLIKEGTSKFATLEINPKRAQKRQQQQREMGVMQGTIPYLGTFLTDLVMLDTAMKDYLDGGLINFEKRRKEFEVIAQIKLLQSACNNYSFTPEVRFIAWFHSMERLSESESYSLSCELEPLSESASNTLKAKKNPGIIKRWSDRQAPSAEPSTSGSSHSKSFDQLKCGPYLCSGDGADSLSVTSAGSSSSDVEEINITFVPESPDCQEKKFWESTSLSSLDTSGIGSGSSSASSSSVSSTPVTASRTHKRSVSGISSYSSLSLPLYNQQIDDCCIIRVSLAVDNGNMYKSVLVTSQDKTPAVIRKAMVKHNLDGDQPEDYELVQIISEERELKIPDNANVFYAMNSTANYDFVLKKRGFPKGVKVKHGASSTLPRMKQKGLKIAKGIF
- the RALGDS gene encoding ral guanine nucleotide dissociation stimulator isoform X5, whose product is MMMVDTQSSTQEIGEELADDIIYSISLRKVQLHHTANKGQRWLGFENESALNLYETCKVRTIKAGTLEKLVEYLVSAFRGNDSTYVTIFLCTYRAFATTKQVLDLLLNRYGRLYPQANGDRGQQATDDRLELKNTISSILGAWLDQYSEDFRQPPDFNCLKQLVSYVQHNIPGSDLERRAHLLLAQFQRQEPSETEPEAPESVCSFHLTEENGLGEGKPDFLIFSPEMVAEQFTLMDAELFKKVVPYHCLGCIWSQRDKKGNEHLAPTIRATVTQFNSVTNCVIATCLGDRGLKPQQRAKVVERWIEVARECRILKNFSSLRAILSALQCNAVHRLRKTWDEVARESFRIFLELSEIFSDENNHSLSRELLIKEGTSKFATLEINPKRAQKRQQQQREMGVMQGTIPYLGTFLTDLVMLDTAMKDYLDGGLINFEKRRKEFEVIAQIKLLQSACNNYSFTPEVRFIAWFHSMERLSESESYSLSCELEPLSESASNTLKAKKNPGIIKRWSDRQAPSAEPSTSGSSHSKSFDQLKCGPYLCSGDGADSLSVTSAGSSSSDVEEINITFVPESPDCQEKKFWESTSLSSLDTSGIGSGSSSASSSSVSSTPVTASRTHKRSVSGISSYSSLSLPLYNQQIDDCCIIRVSLAVDNGNMYKSVLVTSQDKTPAVIRKAMVKHNLDGDQPEDYELVQIISEERELKIPDNANVFYAMNSTANYDFVLKKRGFPKGVKVKHGASSTLPRMKQKGLKIAKGIF